The Chloroflexota bacterium nucleotide sequence TTGCGACCGGATTTGACGACTACTTGCGGCGTCGCATCGAAACGCGTCGTCACGACCGTCGCGCCGCCAACCTGGACTGGCTTGCCCGCCGCGAGCGCCTCGACCGCATCTTTCGCTTCTTTCAATCCAACGCCAAACACCTCGCGATAAATTTTGATCGCCTCAATCTTTTTGCCGGCGCGAACCATGTCCGCCATCTCGCCCAGTCGCGACGATTGCGCCGCCAACTGCGCGAGATCGGAAAAACCCGACGACGCCGATGGCGGTCCGACGCGCAATTCTTCCGGCACAATTACCGAATTTTTGCAGTGCGCGCACGTGATCGTTAGATCAGGTCCGCCATCGTAATCGAGCGGTGCGCCGCACTTGGGGCAGTTGAATGCTTGGGACACGTGTCATCCTCCATCAGACGACCTTGAAACGCATCGCCGACCAATCGTCGTCAATCGAAATCATGGCGACGCCTTTTGCGCGATTGTTTTATCCGACATCGTTCGCCCCGCTTCTTTCAACGCGAGAAACTCGCCATTGCCGACTGGCACAAGCGAAATGAGATAGCCCGGCGTTGCGCGCACAAGGCGCACGAAATCCGCCAGCTCACTCGCGTGCGACACGGCGTTGTCTGCGACGAGCAATCCGCCGGGCGCGAGGATGCGTTGCAGATCGCGCCACCAGCCGACGTACTGTCTGCGTGATGAATCCAAGAAAATCAAATCGAACACATCCACAGTTTGTCGCAAAAAACCGCTGGCATCGCCGACGCGCAGGTCAATGCGCGCGGCAAGTCCGGCGCGTTCGAAATTCGCGCGCGCCATCTCGATCTTGAACGCGGATTGTTCGAGCGTCGTCACGCGCCCATCGAACGGCTCGACGGCGTGCGCGAGCCACAATGTCGAGTAGCCATTCGACGTACCGATTTCGAGCGCGCGTTTCACTTGCAGCGCGCGAACGAGCAACAATAAAAATTCGCCGGTGTCCGGCGTGATGTTCAACATTCGTCGCGTGCGATCGGTCGTCTGCGCGTCGTTCGCCTCGCCGAAAATTTCGAGTTCGCGCAAGAGCGCCGCGAGTTGTTTGTCCATCATCTATTGACAATCCACTGGAACGTGAGAGAATATTCGAGCGTCTTTTGAAATAGGAGGATGAAATGAATCACATCTTGCTTTCATCTAGTTTTCTGTTCCTCGGTCTGACCATCGCGTTAACCGCTTGCGCGACCATTGTTCCTACACCCACACGTCAGCCGATTGACCCAACCGCGAACGCGCCGATCATCGTACCGACGCGCGCGGCGAATACACCTGCCGCCACGCCCTCGTTCGATCCCAAACCAGGCGATGATAAACTGCAACGCGGCAATGTTTTTCTGGACACGAGCCGCTTGCTATCAACAGCAAGCTTTCCGCCGCTACTCTTTCTCGAACTTACCGGCTCGCTGCCGACACCTTGCCATCAATTGCGAGTCCAGGTTTCGCCGCCCAACGCAAAGAATGAAATTCACGTCAGCGTGTATTCGCTGGCTGACCCGTCGGCAATTTGCGTGCAGATGATTGCGCCATTCAGTGCGAGCGTGCCGCTGAAAAATTTATCGCCGGGCAAGTACACCATCTGGGTCAACGAGAAACAGATCGGAGAGTTGACTGTGCCGTAACTCAAATCGCGTGCGGGTTTGCGTTCACCCCGCGCCCACATTCGCGGTGACAAGTTTGACGATACACGCCAACCCGCGTTCGGATTGACCTGGCTTGAGCACCCAACATTTGTCCGCGCTTTTGGGTCGTTCGGCGGCAACGCACAGCGTTTGCGATGGCGCGTCATAGTACTGCACGTCGCCGCTCGCGCCAGCAAACAACGCATTGGTCACACCCAGGTCGAGAAGATAGCGAACCAGGTCGTCTTCGGTTCCGCTTCTGTCCCAGTCCGCCGGATTCGTCACATCGCCAATCAGCCCCACCCAAACAACGCGTCCATCCGGCATCAAGCCAATGGCGCACAAGGCAGCGGGCGCGCCGAGCGTGTACAACGTTTCTCCGCTCATCGCGGTCCGACCCGGCGGCGGATTTTTCAGCGGCGCGCGCTGACCTTGCTTCAAAATATACGGAACCGAAAAACCATTGGTGCCGGCATAGATGTGGCGATCATCATCCGCGTGGATTTGATTCAGGACAATTCGCAAATCACGAATCTCGGCGCATCCGTTCGCGTGTTGCAGGAAAAAAGTGAATGCGCCGTCGAGCGGTTCCCATTCTTTTTGCCCAAGCACTCTGATTCCTGCCGGCTTGGTCAGCAAGCGTCCGTTTTCAACAAGCGGATTGATCATCACGCCGGATTCGCCAGCATTGAAATACGCGACGCCGCCTGGACACATGGCAATCATTTCGCGCACGCTCGTTCCCGGATGCGGCGCAAGTTTTTTCCACGGCTCGACGGTTTGGTAGTACGGCGCAAACGTGTTGGCGAAAAAATCATGCGCCATCGTTTCACGCGAGACGATCAACTCCAACCGAATCGCTTGCGGATTCCAAATGATCGCGTGACCGATGGTGTACGCGACACCCTGCGCGTCGGCTTTGGAGAGAGGAATGAAATTGTAGTCGAACAAAATCACACCTCGCGCGGATCCGCAATCACGCCCGCCACCGCGCTCGCGGCAACGACCGCCGGACTCGCGAGATAGATTTCCGAATCGCGCGTGCCCATCCGTCCGCGAAAATTCCGGTTCGCGGTCGAGATCGTCACTTCGCCCGGCGCGGGAATGCCCATGTGATTGCCCATGCACGGTCCGCATCCTGGCGTGCCGATCACGCCGCCCGCATCCACGAATGTTTGAATATAGCCGCGCGTCAACGCCTCGCTCAAAACCTGGGACGATGCCGGAATGACGAGCAAGCGCGTACCGCGCGCGATTTTCTTGCCGCGCAAAATCTCCGCCGCCGCCGCGAGGTCTTCGATGCGCCCATTCGTGCATGTGCCGATGAACGCCTGATTCACCCGCGTCCCGCGCACCTGCGACAACGATTTCACATTGTCAACGCGATGCGGACACGCGACGAACGGCTCAAGTGTCGCGGCATCATAGTGATACATTGCTGTATAGTTCGCGTTTTCATCAGGATAAAGCGCACCATCGCGAATAGTAGATCGCCAATGGCTAATGGCAGATGTTCCCTGCCCGCCATTTGCTATTTGCCACCTGCCATTTGCCCTTCGCTGTGCAAGCCACTCAAACACCGCGTCATCCGGCGCGAGCCACGCGTTCTTGACTCCAAACTCCGCCATCATGTTTGGAATCACCATGCGCGATTCGAGCGACATGTTCGAAATCGTGCTGCCGTGAAGCTCGACCGAGGCGTACAGTCCGCCATCCGCACCCAGGTCGCCGATGATACGTAAACACAAATCCTTCGACGTGACACCGCGCGGCAGTTCGCCGACGATGACAATTTTCATAGACTCGGGCACGCGCAACCACAACTCGCCTGTCGCCCAGATCGCCGCGACTTCGCTGCGACCCACGCCCGCGCCGAACGCGCCCATCCAACCATAGTGCGTCGTGTGCGAGTCCGCCCCGAGAATGAGTTGTCCCGGTAAAATGATCGCCTCTTCGCTCAAGACCTGGTGACAGATGCCGCGTCCAACCTCAAAGAAATTCGCGACGCCTTGTTCTTCGACAAACTTGCGCGCGTCCGCGTGATTCGTCGCGTGCACCGTTGTCGGTGCGGGAACCGCGTGGTCAAGCGTGATCGCGAGACGCTCCGGATATTTCACGCGCTCTACGCCGAGCGCGCGAAAAATCTTCCAGATTGCCGCGGTGTTATCGTGCGACAACACTACATCCGGCACCGCGTCCACGATTTGTCCGGCGACAACCTCGCGCAATCCCGCCGCGCGCGCGAGCGCCTTTTCCGCAAACGTCTTACCCATTTTTCATTTGCTCACTTATCCGTTTCCCATTTGCCATTCGCCATTCGCTATTCGCTCATTTTCCCGCTGTCTCGACCGTCACCCCCGCGCCGTCCGCCCAACGCATCAACAACTCGTCCACATCGGTCAAGTCCAAGCGCTTTTCATCGGCGAGCGCCTTGACGTGTGCGGTCACTTCTTTGATTTGATCGTCGCTCAGCGTCACGCCCAACTGCTCGGCGCGATCCTTGATCGCGTTCCAACCGGTCAACTTGTGGGCGATGCTGATGTAACGCGTGAGACCGAAATCCTTGGGATTCAAAATCTCGTACGTCTCCGGCTGATTCAGAATCGCTTTCGCGTGGATGCCAGCTTTGTGGGTGAACGCGGTCACGCCGGTGATGTAATTGTTGAACGGAATACCGATGCCGACCATCTTGGCGATCATCTCGTCAATCTTGCGGAGTTTTTTCAGTTTGTATTTTTTCTTGACGATGTCGCGATTGTTCGCATACATCCGCGCGATAAATCCGCCGAGCGGCGCGATGCCGTTGCGCTCGCCGATACCCAGGACGCTCGTATCAATGTGCGTCGCGCCGGCTTCGAGCGCGGTCATCGCGTTCGCAATCGCGCAACCGGAATCGTTGTGCCCGTGAAACTCGATGCCCGCTTTGACGAGTCGCCGCAAACCGGAAACGAGTTGATACACGCGCATCGGCGTCGCGATGCCGACCGTATCCGCGATGCCGAACCGATCCACGCCGACCTGATCCACCGCGAGATAGACGCGGAACAAATCGGATTCTTCGCTGCGAAACGAATCTTCGGTGCTGAAGCGCAATTCGAGATTCGGCGCTTGGGCGCGCAACCACGCGAGCACTTCGACCGCGCGATCAATCACTTGTTGCATCGCCATGCCGTGACTGAACTGGCGCAGATACGACGAGGTGCCGATCACCAGGTCAATCCCTTGCACGCCGGTATCGAGCGCGAGTTTCGCATCGTCAATGTGGCAGCGCACGTGCGTGAGGACTTTGGATTTTAGTCCGCGCCGCGCGATCAACTTGGCATCCTCCATGCTTTGGGGCGATGCCGCGGGCGACGTGAGTTCGATGTACTCGACGCCGAATTCGTCCAGCGCGTCCGCGATTTTCAGTTTATCCTCGGTCGTGAAATTCGCGCCGACAAACTGTTCGCCCTCGCGCAAGGTGGACTCGATGATATTAAAAGATTCTAGTGACATCCTTGCTCCATTTCAGATTTAAGATTTCTGATTTATGATTTCAAAACCTGGGAGAGAAAGTCATTAATCAGAAATCAGAAATCCTAAATTACTTTGATTTCGCCGCGCGCAACCGCGAGCACGTAATCGAGAATGCGGTCGGGAATGCTCACGCCGGTCGGCGCGCTGCTGTTTCGAAATTCGATGGTGTAATTGACTTCGTTCACGAGCAAACCACGCTCCGGGTCTTCGAGCAAATCCACGCCGACAATGCCCCCGCCGACCGCCTTCGCCGCGCCGACACAAATCTTGTTCAGTTCCGGCGTCACCGGACAATTCGCCGCTTGACCGCCGCGCGCGGTGTTCGTGATCCAGTGCTCCGAGTTGCGATAAATCGCGGCAATCGTTTCATCGCCGACCACGAACGCGCGAATGTCGCGCCCCGGCTTTTTGATGTACTCTTGAATGTAGAAAATCGAGTGGTGGTACGAGCCAAGCGTTTCCTTGTGTTCGAGAATCGCCTCGGCGGCTTCGCGGTCGTTGACCTTGGAAAGCAATCGTCCCCACGAACCGACGGCGGGCTTGAGTACGACCGGATAACCGAACTCTTCAATCGCGCGAATCGCAGATTCCGGCGTGAACGCGACTTTGACGCGCGTCGTCGGCACACCATCGCGCACGAGCGCGGCAGAGGTAACGAGTTTGTCGCCGCACACCCGCGCGGTATGCTCGGAGTTGATCGTCGGGATGCCCCAATTATTCAGAATCATCAGCGCGTTCAATGCGCGCGAGTGATTGACGCAACGTTCGAGCACCACCGCGTACTCGCGCCATTTGCCGGGATCGTCCAGGTCGAACACCACATCGCGGTCGTCAATGCGGTCATACGCAATGCCGCGCGCGTCGAGCGCATCGAACAATAATTTTTCTTCCGCGCGCGCGCGGGAATAAAGAATGGCTAGTTTCATCATTACTCCAAATTCCTACATTTCCTTCATTTCCCTCAATTCCCTCACAGATGGAAATAAGCGAAATAGGAATTTATTCTCCCCAATCTTCTTCTTCTTCCGGCGCGAGGTCGAGCGCGAGCGGGTTCTCGCTCGTCACTTCGAGTTCCGCGCCGCAATCCGGGCAGACGATGATTTCGCCGCGCAACGGTTTGTCGAGCGTGATTTCGGCTTCGCACTCTGGGCAGTTCGCAGTCATGGTTCCTCCTCAAAAATAGTTAAATAAAAACGCGCGCCATGCTTCTCATCCAAGACGGTGAGATGCGCAAGCGGCGTGCGTGAGCTGATCTAAAAATCACATCGGTGGGACGACATCAGCCGCCGTCCCCGACGTGGACTAGGTTCCATTCACTCTGATTTCGCAAAAGGTTTGCGCCGAATATAACACTATCGCCGCGCAGTGTCAACCTCTTGACCTTAAAATTCTCATTCACGCGGCTGGTGTCGTCGCGCGAGTTCGTCCTCGACCGCGCGCCACGCGATTCCGCGCGACGCGAGCAAGACAAAGGTGTGGTACATCAAGTCAGCCACCTCGGAAACGATTCGTTCATCACCCTGTCCTTTCGCCGCGACGATCACCTCAATCGCTTCCTCGCCGATTTTCTTGACGATTTCATTTTCGCCCGTCGCGAATAATTGCGCGGTGTACGATCCCGCCGGCGCGTTCGTCTTGCGCGATTCGATTGTGGCGTACAGTGCGTCAAGCACATCACTCATAATTGATCTGCCTCTCAAAGGATGAAGGATGAGGGATGAAGGATGAAAAGAACTCTTATCTCGATGAATTCATCCTTCATCCCGCGAAGCGTGCCTTCATCCTTTCGACCGTCCCCAGACTTCGATAAAAACAACTCACCTCGCCGGTGTGACACGCCGGACCCGCCGGGTCAACGAGCAGGAGAATCGCGTCGCCGTCGCAGTCGTACTTGATTTCGCGCACGCGTTGGATGTTGCCGGACGTTTCGCCTTTCAGCCACAATGATTTACGCCGCCGACTCCAAAACGTCGCGTTGCCGGTTGTGAGCGTTTGCGCCAACGACGCGGCATTCATGTACGCGAGCATCAGCACTTGCTTGGTCTGGATGTCTTGCACGATGGCGGGCACCAACCCGTTCGCGTCCCAATTGATTTCGTCGCTCATACCCACACTCCATTTGAATCAATACCACAGATTTCACAGATTTCACAGATTTTTTCGTTAGAGAATTCGACGCTTGTATTCCAAAGAGGCGCTCCCAAAATTCAGCAACGGACCAACCCGATGACCTGTCCCTTTGAGATAGTTCAACAGTTGGGCTTTATCAATTTGCGTTAGCGATTTGATCGCTTTCAATTCGACGATTACTTTGCCATCTACGACAAGTCCGGATGAAATTCACCGGCGGTGATCTCTTTATAACGAACCAACATTCGCGCTTGACGCTCGTGCGAGATTCCACGCAATCTCAATTCGTGGGCGAATGCCTCTTCGTAAACAGATTCCAAGAATCCGGAGCCTAAAATCCGATGTACCTCCATTGCCGCGCCGATGATCGAATGAGTTAGGTCTTGATACAAAAACTCTGCCACGATGATTCCCCTTTCCCAATCTGTGAAATCTGTGTAATCTGTGGTTTTACCTTCTTACCGGCACTCCCCGTGACGCAAGATAATCCTTCACCTGACCAATCGTCAGCTCGCCAAAATGAAACAGACTCGCCGCGAGCACCGCGTCCGCGTGACCTTTGATGATGCCATCGGCAAAATGTTCGATACGCCCCGCGCCGCCGGACGCGATCACCGGAATCGAAACCGTGTCCGCAATCGCGCGCGTCAGTTCGAGGTCGTATCCATCTTTCGTGCCATCGCGATCCATGCTCGTCAGCAAGATTTCGCCCGCGCCGCGCCGCTCCATTTCACGCGCCCATTCAATCGCGTCAATGCCAGTCGGCGTGCGACCACCGTGCGTGAAAACTTGCCAAGACAGTGGGGAGGTTGATGTCGTCCGTCCTCCGTCCTCCGTCCTTCGTCTTTTTGCATCAATCGCCACGACGACACACTGCGACCCGAATCGCTCTGCCGCTTCAGTAATCACCGATGGATTCTCGACTGCCGCGGTGTTCACCGCGACCTTGTCCACGCCCGCAAGCAGAATCGCGCGGAAATCTTCGACCGTGCGTACACCGCCGCCAACCGCGAACGGAATGAACACCTGGTCGGCGACCGCGCGCACGACATCGAGCAAAATATCGCGCCGTTCGTGCGACGCGGTGATGTCGAGGAACGTAAGTTCGTCTGCGCCAGCGGCGTCGTAAATTCGCGCTTGCTCGACCGGATCGCCGGCATCGCGCAATTGCACAAAGTTCACGCCTTTGACGACACGCCCGTCTTTAACGTCAAGGCAAGGGATAATTCTTTTGGCTAGCATAGTCACTTCCGGTATTCAGTATTCAGTATTCAGTATTCAGTATTCAGCATTGTGTGCAGTGAACAGTAAACAGTTGTCATTCAACTGAGTCGTCACTTCAACACCTTCGCCAAACGCGGATTCTGTTTGGCAATTTTGGAAAATTGCCCCACGATTTTGCATTCAGTTTTTGATTGGCGAAGGTATTGCACTTGAACCAGCAAAATAATCGGTGGCGGACTCGCACAGAGTTTTCGGCAATTCGCCACAGAAGAGATCCGCCTTATCCATCGTTCCACCAAGCAAGCGTCCAATCTCTTCGCATTTTTCCATGTACGGATTCGCTTTCTCACGGCTCAGATATTCACAGTCCACGGCAGTGCCGATCCAATGTTGCGTCTCGTACTGTTCGCCATCGGCATCAGTCAGTTTGCTCGCAAAATGCTTCTCGTATCGCCGCATGCCCCACGCTTCGGCGAGGTTTGCGCCAATCGAACGCGAAGAACGTCGAATCTGATCAACCAACGAAAACTGGTCATCCCTCGGAAATACTCGCGACAACAAAAAGATTTCTTTTTGCAACGCCCGCGCCTTTTGATACACCACCAACTCACAATAATTTTGCGCATGCGGCAAACCGCTCATCTTTTGCTCCTTCGCTATTTACTGTTCACTGTTCACTGCGCACTGTTCACTATTTCGAGCACCTGGTTCAACGACACCGCGCCCGTGTACAGCGCCTGCCCAATAATCACGCCTTCGATTTCCGGGAATGCGCGCAACGATTCGACATCGCGCACGCTCGCCACGCCGCCTGATGCGATGACCGCCAGCCCGCATGCGCGCGCGAGTTGCGCGGTTGCCTCCGCGTTCACGCCTTGCAACATTCCATCGCGCGCGATGTCGGTGTAGATAATGCGTTCGATGCCGCGTTCGCGCATCTCGCGCGCCAACTCAATCGCGCTGACTTTCGATTTTTCGACCCAGCCGCGCGTCGCGACCATACCATCGCGCGCGTCAATGCCAACGGCAATCGTTTCTGAGCCAAAGCGATTCAGAATCTCCGACACGAGCGCGGGATTCTCGATTGCCGCTGTACCGATCACAACGCGCGACACACCCCGATCGAACGCCGCTTGAATGCTTGCAAGGTCGCGCAGTCCGCCACCGAACTGCACCGGAATTTCCACCGTTGCGAGAATTTTTTCGAGCGCGCGCAGGTTCGCGCCGGTGTGTTCGCCGAACGCGCCGTCGAGATTGACAACGTGCAACCAGTGCGCGCCTTCGTCTTGCCAACGCACGGCAACCGATGCTGGGTCATCGCTGTATTTTGTTTCCGCCTCCGCGCGTCCTTGCTGCAATCGCACGACGCGACCATTTCGCAAATCAATCGCTGGAAAAATGATCATTCCTTCTCACTCACTATGCATCACACATCACGATTCACGATTCCCACAAAGTTTTCCAGAATCTTTAGCCCAACGGTCTGGCTTTTCTCCGGATGAAACTGCGTGCCCCACACGTTGCCGCGTCCGACGATGGAGGCGAAATCAACTCTGTAATCGGTTGTCGCAAGCGTGATGCTGGGATCGCTCGGCGCGCAATAGTACGAGTGAACGAAATAGGTGTATCCGCCATCGGGCACATCGCGCAACAACGGATTGGATTGACGAATTTGCAATTGATTCCAACCCATCTGCGGAATCTTGAGACCGTTCGGAAACCGTTTCACCGCGCCGCCGAAAATTCCTAACCCTTCGTGCTGTCCCATCTCTTCGCTCGTCTCGAACAACAATTGCATTCCGACACAAATTCCCAGGAACGGCACGCCGTCCGCGCACGCTTGTTTCAACGGCGCAATCCAGCCCGCGTCGCGCAAGTTGATCATCGCTTGACCGAACGCGCCGTCGCCGGGAAGCACAATCGCGCGCGCGCCGATCATCTCACGCGGCGACTGGACGATACGCGCCGCGCCGCCGACCTTTTCGATCCCGCGCAACGCGCTCCGAAGATTCCCCATACCATAATCAATAATCGCAATCATTGAAAAACCCTTTTGTGACGCGGACGAGCGCAGACAAACGCAGATAATTTTTCCGCGTTCGTCCGCGTTTATCCGCGTCCTATAAAACCCCTTTTGTCGAGGCAATGCCAACGCGCCGCGCATCGAACGCTGCCGCCATCGCGAGCGCGCGACCGAGTGCTTTGAACAGTGCTTCGGCTTTGTGGTGATCGTCACGTCCGTACAAAACTTTCGCATGCAAATTCATCCGCGCGTTCGTCGCAAGCGATTCGAGAAAATGCGCGATCAAACTCGTTGGCAATGCGCCGATCATCGGCGTCGCAAACTCGGCGTCCATCACGGCGTACGCGCGCCCGCTCAGATCAATCGCGACGAACGCGAGCGCTTCGTCCATCGGTACGTACGCGTGACCCATCCGCACGATGCCGCGCTTGTCACCGAGCGCGCGCGCGAGCGCATCGCCCAGCACAATTGCGATGTCCTCGGTCGTGTGATGCGCGTCAATTTGCAAATCGCCGGTCGCGCGCACTTGCAAATCGAACAAGCCGTGCACCGCGACGTGCGCGAGAAGGTGATCGAGCATTGGCACGCCGGTCGCAATGTCCGCGTTGCCCGTGCCATCGAGATTCAACGTGATGGCAATATCGGTCTCTTTCGTTTTGCGCGTGACGGTCGCAGTTCGATCATTCGACATTTTCGATCACCTCTTCTACTGTCCATGACCCCACCCCAGCCCTCCCCTTGGCAAGGGAAGGGAGTGTCTCAATCATTTCCCGCCCCTTGTCAAGGAGCGGGTTAGGGACGGGTGACATCACGACGATAGACGGCAAACCCAGCCGTTTCCAAAACTCGAACGGCATCGGGTTCGTGCGCGCGACGAAAAGTGAGATGACCGTGCCGTGCGCGACGACCGCGATATTTTTCTGCGGATGTTTTTCAATCACGCGTTCAATCGCGTCGGCAAATCGTGCGTGCGCCGCGTTCGCCGTTTCGTTGCCGAGCACCAACTCGTTTGGCTTGGCGAAAAATTCCGCAACGCGCGCTTCAAGTTCGGCGGTCGGCATAAACGGCACGTTGCGCCGGTCGTGCTCGTGCAAGCCCACGCCGATTTCGTGCGGCTTACCCAATCGCGTCGCGACAATCCGCGCGGTCTCGATGGCTTTTGGCTCGACACTACTCACGATCACATCCAGCGGATACGCGGCGAGT carries:
- a CDS encoding O-methyltransferase, which codes for MDKQLAALLRELEIFGEANDAQTTDRTRRMLNITPDTGEFLLLLVRALQVKRALEIGTSNGYSTLWLAHAVEPFDGRVTTLEQSAFKIEMARANFERAGLAARIDLRVGDASGFLRQTVDVFDLIFLDSSRRQYVGWWRDLQRILAPGGLLVADNAVSHASELADFVRLVRATPGYLISLVPVGNGEFLALKEAGRTMSDKTIAQKASP
- a CDS encoding 3-isopropylmalate dehydratase large subunit, translated to MGKTFAEKALARAAGLREVVAGQIVDAVPDVVLSHDNTAAIWKIFRALGVERVKYPERLAITLDHAVPAPTTVHATNHADARKFVEEQGVANFFEVGRGICHQVLSEEAIILPGQLILGADSHTTHYGWMGAFGAGVGRSEVAAIWATGELWLRVPESMKIVIVGELPRGVTSKDLCLRIIGDLGADGGLYASVELHGSTISNMSLESRMVIPNMMAEFGVKNAWLAPDDAVFEWLAQRRANGRWQIANGGQGTSAISHWRSTIRDGALYPDENANYTAMYHYDAATLEPFVACPHRVDNVKSLSQVRGTRVNQAFIGTCTNGRIEDLAAAAEILRGKKIARGTRLLVIPASSQVLSEALTRGYIQTFVDAGGVIGTPGCGPCMGNHMGIPAPGEVTISTANRNFRGRMGTRDSEIYLASPAVVAASAVAGVIADPREV
- the lysS gene encoding homocitrate synthase → MSLESFNIIESTLREGEQFVGANFTTEDKLKIADALDEFGVEYIELTSPAASPQSMEDAKLIARRGLKSKVLTHVRCHIDDAKLALDTGVQGIDLVIGTSSYLRQFSHGMAMQQVIDRAVEVLAWLRAQAPNLELRFSTEDSFRSEESDLFRVYLAVDQVGVDRFGIADTVGIATPMRVYQLVSGLRRLVKAGIEFHGHNDSGCAIANAMTALEAGATHIDTSVLGIGERNGIAPLGGFIARMYANNRDIVKKKYKLKKLRKIDEMIAKMVGIGIPFNNYITGVTAFTHKAGIHAKAILNQPETYEILNPKDFGLTRYISIAHKLTGWNAIKDRAEQLGVTLSDDQIKEVTAHVKALADEKRLDLTDVDELLMRWADGAGVTVETAGK
- the lysX gene encoding lysine biosynthesis protein LysX; the encoded protein is MKLAILYSRARAEEKLLFDALDARGIAYDRIDDRDVVFDLDDPGKWREYAVVLERCVNHSRALNALMILNNWGIPTINSEHTARVCGDKLVTSAALVRDGVPTTRVKVAFTPESAIRAIEEFGYPVVLKPAVGSWGRLLSKVNDREAAEAILEHKETLGSYHHSIFYIQEYIKKPGRDIRAFVVGDETIAAIYRNSEHWITNTARGGQAANCPVTPELNKICVGAAKAVGGGIVGVDLLEDPERGLLVNEVNYTIEFRNSSAPTGVSIPDRILDYVLAVARGEIKVI
- the lysW gene encoding lysine biosynthesis protein LysW; this translates as MTANCPECEAEITLDKPLRGEIIVCPDCGAELEVTSENPLALDLAPEEEEDWGE
- the hisE gene encoding phosphoribosyl-ATP diphosphatase, which encodes MSDVLDALYATIESRKTNAPAGSYTAQLFATGENEIVKKIGEEAIEVIVAAKGQGDERIVSEVADLMYHTFVLLASRGIAWRAVEDELARRHQPRE
- the hisI gene encoding phosphoribosyl-AMP cyclohydrolase — encoded protein: MSDEINWDANGLVPAIVQDIQTKQVLMLAYMNAASLAQTLTTGNATFWSRRRKSLWLKGETSGNIQRVREIKYDCDGDAILLLVDPAGPACHTGEVSCFYRSLGTVERMKARFAG
- the hisF gene encoding imidazole glycerol phosphate synthase subunit HisF: MLAKRIIPCLDVKDGRVVKGVNFVQLRDAGDPVEQARIYDAAGADELTFLDITASHERRDILLDVVRAVADQVFIPFAVGGGVRTVEDFRAILLAGVDKVAVNTAAVENPSVITEAAERFGSQCVVVAIDAKRRRTEDGGRTTSTSPLSWQVFTHGGRTPTGIDAIEWAREMERRGAGEILLTSMDRDGTKDGYDLELTRAIADTVSIPVIASGGAGRIEHFADGIIKGHADAVLAASLFHFGELTIGQVKDYLASRGVPVRR
- a CDS encoding four helix bundle protein, coding for MSGLPHAQNYCELVVYQKARALQKEIFLLSRVFPRDDQFSLVDQIRRSSRSIGANLAEAWGMRRYEKHFASKLTDADGEQYETQHWIGTAVDCEYLSREKANPYMEKCEEIGRLLGGTMDKADLFCGELPKTLCESATDYFAGSSAIPSPIKN
- the hisA gene encoding 1-(5-phosphoribosyl)-5-[(5-phosphoribosylamino)methylideneamino]imidazole-4-carboxamide isomerase produces the protein MIIFPAIDLRNGRVVRLQQGRAEAETKYSDDPASVAVRWQDEGAHWLHVVNLDGAFGEHTGANLRALEKILATVEIPVQFGGGLRDLASIQAAFDRGVSRVVIGTAAIENPALVSEILNRFGSETIAVGIDARDGMVATRGWVEKSKVSAIELAREMRERGIERIIYTDIARDGMLQGVNAEATAQLARACGLAVIASGGVASVRDVESLRAFPEIEGVIIGQALYTGAVSLNQVLEIVNSAQ
- the hisH gene encoding imidazole glycerol phosphate synthase subunit HisH, with the translated sequence MIAIIDYGMGNLRSALRGIEKVGGAARIVQSPREMIGARAIVLPGDGAFGQAMINLRDAGWIAPLKQACADGVPFLGICVGMQLLFETSEEMGQHEGLGIFGGAVKRFPNGLKIPQMGWNQLQIRQSNPLLRDVPDGGYTYFVHSYYCAPSDPSITLATTDYRVDFASIVGRGNVWGTQFHPEKSQTVGLKILENFVGIVNRDV
- the hisB gene encoding imidazoleglycerol-phosphate dehydratase HisB encodes the protein MSNDRTATVTRKTKETDIAITLNLDGTGNADIATGVPMLDHLLAHVAVHGLFDLQVRATGDLQIDAHHTTEDIAIVLGDALARALGDKRGIVRMGHAYVPMDEALAFVAIDLSGRAYAVMDAEFATPMIGALPTSLIAHFLESLATNARMNLHAKVLYGRDDHHKAEALFKALGRALAMAAAFDARRVGIASTKGVL
- a CDS encoding histidine phosphatase family protein codes for the protein MQKLYLIKHSMPELNLAVPAPEWHLGELGRGRCKLLAQKLAAYPLDVIVSSVEPKAIETARIVATRLGKPHEIGVGLHEHDRRNVPFMPTAELEARVAEFFAKPNELVLGNETANAAHARFADAIERVIEKHPQKNIAVVAHGTVISLFVARTNPMPFEFWKRLGLPSIVVMSPVPNPLLDKGREMIETLPSLAKGRAGVGSWTVEEVIENVE